The Chryseobacterium indologenes genomic sequence CGTCTAAAGTAAAAAAAGAGCAGATGGATCTTCTGTTGGAGTTGGCCATCAGCAACAATTATCATTTAATAAAAGAATATAAAAATAACATCAATACTTTAACACAAACGGAATTATATTATGGCTATTAACTTACAAAAAGGACAAAGAGAAAACATCAACGCACCTAAATTCACTGTAGGTTTAGGATGGGATATCAATAATACTTCTACAGGAACTGCTTTCGATCTTGATGCATCTTTATTTTTGTTGGGAGATGATAAAAAGTTAGTGTCAGATAATCACTTTATTTTTTATAACAACCTTGAATCTCCGGATAAAGCAGTTGTTCACACAGGGGATAACCTTACCGGTGAAGGCGCAGGAGATGACGAGCAGATCAAAATTGATCTTACAAAGATTGATGCTGCCGTAAAAGAAATCACTGTGGTGGTAACGATTCACGATGCAGATGCAAGAAGACAGAATTTTGGACAGGTAAGAAATTCTTTTATCAGAATTTTCAATACAGATACGAATGAGGAAATCTTAAAGTATGAACTTGACGAAGATTTCTCAATCGAAACAGCAGTAGAATTCGGAAGAATCTACAACAGAAACGGAGAATGGAAATTTGAGGCTGTAGGAGCAGGACAGAGAGACGGCCTTGAGAAATTTGTATCAATTTATCAGAAGTAATCATGGACAATCAGGAAAATCAACCTATAGATCCGCTAGGATCCATCGAACCTCTCAGAACATTTGAACCTACACCCATGGTTCCGCCAACACCGGCTCAGCCTGCTCAAAATGCAACGCCGGCAGTTCTTGTAGACAGAGAGGGAAATGTAAACTTAACTCAGCTACAGACTGAAGAACGCCAGAAATATGAAGTTCTCGCCAACTCCATCGATGAGGCGAATCCGGGTTCTATTGTGAATTTCGGTGCAGAACTTCAGAAAACCTTAACCAATCAGAGTGACAGCTTTTTAGGAAATGTTAGAAGATCAAACTCCGGTGAAGTGGGAGGGCTTATCAATGACCTTTTGGTAGAGCTTAACTATGTGGACGTAGAAGAGCTTAACGGAAATAAAGTAAAAAGTTTCTTAAGCAAATTACCCTTCATGAAGAAGGTAATGACGCAGGTGGAAAATTTATTTGCAAAATATGATAAGATCATCAACAATATCGAGCAGATCTCTTACAAAGTGAATGCAGGGATCATTACTTCAACAAAAGATAATGCCGTTTTGCAGACTATTTTTGAAAGCAATGTGAACTCTATTAAGCAGATTGAAGATCTTGTCATCGCCGGAAATATCAGAATGGAAAGAGCTGCTGTTGAGCTTGCGCAGATGGAAGCTAATCCTCAGAATTTCCAGGATTATCAGATTGCAGACAAAAGAGATTTTATCGCAAGATTAGACAGGAGAATGGCTGACCTGAAAGTTGTGCGCGTCATCATGATGCAGTCACTTCCACAGATCAGACTTGTTCAGAATAATAATGTTTCAATTGCAGAAAAAGCACAGACAATTCTTACGACGACACTTCCTGTATGGAAAAATCAGCTGTCACTGGCTGTAGCAATGTACAGACAGCAGCAGAATATTGAAATCCAGCAGAAAGTTTCTCATACAACAGAGGAGATCTTAAGAAAGAATGCTGAACGCCTTGGTCAGAACTCTATCAATGTTGCCAGAGCTAATGAACAGACTATCGTTTCTGTAGAAACATTAAGGGAGACCACTTCAATGCTGATCAATACCTTGAATGAAGTAAAACAGATTCAGAAACAGGGTGCAGACAACAGAAGAAAGCTGGATCAGGATCTTCAGACATTGGAACATGAATTAAAAGCAAATGTCAGAGGTTAATTTATAGGATGCAAAGGTGGGGGATGATGCAGCAACCATATGGTCACAGAGCAAAAGAAGATTAACACGGCTTAAGCTTCTCGCCAATTTTTTTGAACATATTGACATGATATCGATTTATATTAAAACCGATATTATCCACAATTTGTTCCAGGAAAATACGACCCTGGATTACAATAAACTGGAGCTTTTCCACCTGCAGTATACCGACAGTCTCATCGAACTTCTGACCAAAATTAAAAGGCAGAAGGAAAACGAAATGCTGGCTGTCATTAATGAAATTGACATCAACAATAAATATATTTCAGGTTTCGAAGAAAGAAGAGTCGATAGTTTTGAAACGGACCGTAAAATGTATAGCGGTATATTTTCACAACATCTGAAAACCGTGTATAAAGATCTCACAGAAGATATTTTCACGGCCAACTGGGATAATGTCCTGTATTTTCATAAGAAATATGCACAGGAATTTTACAGGACAGATGTAGATGAATCCCTGTTGAAAACCGGAAATTTTCCGGCTTATCAGTATAAAGATTATTCTATTGAGAGAAAGCTGTTGGGAAGACTCAATATACAAAGCTTTAAAGTACGTTTTGTATGTGGTTATCTTATCGGAACCCATGATTATGAGCTTTTCAAAATCTTTCAGTCGGATGATTATTTTGTTTTCAGTGTAGACGAAAGGAAATTATATCTTTTCGATAAAGATCTTGATCAACTGGATATTTCTGAAAATCAGTCGAACCAAACAACCATTATCGATCAGCTGAAAAGAAAGAATGAACAACTCGAAAGCAGTATGAACGAAAGAAAACGAATTGTACCGCCAGAAGTAGAAGGCGTTTTGAAAGACTATCTCAGAAACCTTGAAAATATTGATATTATGAGTAAAATATTTGACTTTAATGAAGAAACAAATATTCTGCGTGCAATGCTTAATTTAAATTTAAATAATAACTAAAAGGTAGATTGTAAAATAGTATTTTGCTTTTTCACTTTTTTGAACCAATAAACAACAACAAAACATAAAAAAATGGCTATCAACTTACAGAAAGGTCAGAGAATTAACCTTAAAAAAGAAAACGGAGCTGAGCTTTCCCAGGCTTGTGTAGGAATCAACTGGGGAGCAATTGAAAAAAAAGGATTTTTCGGAACTAAAAAAGAAGCAGTAGACTTAGATGGAAGCTGTATTTTATATGATTCAAACAAAAATGTAACGGAAGTAATTTATTTCGGTAACCTAAAATCAAGAAACGGTTCTGTAAGACACAGTGGAGATGACCTTACCGGAGATGTTGACGGAGATGACGGACTGGATAACGAGGTGATCACTGTAGATTTCAGCAAACTGGAGCCTAATGTAGAACACGTTGCCATGGTTCTAAACAGTTACAGAGGTCAGGATTTCGGAACGATTCCTTTCGCTTCTATCCGTATTTACGAAGGAACTCCTACCAATGTAAAAGAAGTTTTTGCAAAATATGATATTGCGAACGATGCTTCTTTCAGCGGACATGTTGCCATGGTTATGGGAGTATTCTACAAAAGAAACGGAGAATGGAAATTCAATGCCATCGGAGATCCTACTGCTGACAGGAAGCTGGAGCAGACAGTGCAGACGGTGCAGATGAATTATTTGTAATCAATTATCAATCAACAGATAAAATAAACAGCAATATTTGTACCTTGTACACTTATTGCTTTTATCATATATAATAACACATTAATCAAGTGGAAAAACATCAGAGTATTTTAGAACTGCACCCGGGGCTGGTGTGGGGATTTGCGGTAACGGTCGTTATCATGCTGCTCCTGGATTTAGGAGTATTCAACAAAAAAAGTCATGAAGTTTCATCCAAAGAAGCTACCATCTGGACCATTGTATGGATTTCGTTGTCTATGGTTTTTTCAGGGGTAGTATATTGGGTTTTCAATACAGACGGAACCCCGGAGAGCCATGCGCTGGCTGTAGAGAAATTTACACAATACCAGGCGGCCTATTGGATTGAAAAAGCACTTTCAGTGGATAACTTGTTCGTATTTATCCTGGTCTTCGGATTTTTTAAAGTGCCCAAATTTCTTCATCACAAAGTCCTTTTCTGGGGAATCATCGGTGCATTGATTTTCAGAGCGATATTTATTTTTGCAGGAGTAGGGCTTATCAACCTGACTTATCTTCCTGAAATGCATATTTTCGGAGAAGCAGTAAAAATCAACATTGTAATGACCCTGTTCGGATTGTTCCTTGTGTATGCAGGGATCAAATCATGGGGAGACGGTGATGATGACGATGACGAAGACTACAGCAATACTGCAGGAGCAAAATTGATCAAGAGCTTTTGGAAAGTTTCAGATAACTACGATGGGGACAAGTTCTTTACCATTCAGAACGGAATCAAGATGGCAACACCACTTTTAGTAGTAGTGGGAGTTATTGAGTTCACAGACGTTCTTTTTGCCGTAGATTCCATCCCTGCGATCTTTGCTATTTCGGATGACCCGTTTATCCTGTATACGTCGAATATCTTTGCGATCTTAGGTCTTAGATCACTGTATTTCCTATTGGCCAATTTTATTCACATGTTCAGCAAACT encodes the following:
- a CDS encoding TerC/Alx family metal homeostasis membrane protein; amino-acid sequence: MEKHQSILELHPGLVWGFAVTVVIMLLLDLGVFNKKSHEVSSKEATIWTIVWISLSMVFSGVVYWVFNTDGTPESHALAVEKFTQYQAAYWIEKALSVDNLFVFILVFGFFKVPKFLHHKVLFWGIIGALIFRAIFIFAGVGLINLTYLPEMHIFGEAVKINIVMTLFGLFLVYAGIKSWGDGDDDDDEDYSNTAGAKLIKSFWKVSDNYDGDKFFTIQNGIKMATPLLVVVGVIEFTDVLFAVDSIPAIFAISDDPFILYTSNIFAILGLRSLYFLLANFIHMFSKLPYGLAIILSFIGVKMLIAPWYHISSPVSLGIVGGVLVISVILSIMFPDKEEEKEKLEE
- a CDS encoding toxic anion resistance protein, with amino-acid sequence MDNQENQPIDPLGSIEPLRTFEPTPMVPPTPAQPAQNATPAVLVDREGNVNLTQLQTEERQKYEVLANSIDEANPGSIVNFGAELQKTLTNQSDSFLGNVRRSNSGEVGGLINDLLVELNYVDVEELNGNKVKSFLSKLPFMKKVMTQVENLFAKYDKIINNIEQISYKVNAGIITSTKDNAVLQTIFESNVNSIKQIEDLVIAGNIRMERAAVELAQMEANPQNFQDYQIADKRDFIARLDRRMADLKVVRVIMMQSLPQIRLVQNNNVSIAEKAQTILTTTLPVWKNQLSLAVAMYRQQQNIEIQQKVSHTTEEILRKNAERLGQNSINVARANEQTIVSVETLRETTSMLINTLNEVKQIQKQGADNRRKLDQDLQTLEHELKANVRG
- a CDS encoding TerD family protein, with the translated sequence MAINLQKGQRINLKKENGAELSQACVGINWGAIEKKGFFGTKKEAVDLDGSCILYDSNKNVTEVIYFGNLKSRNGSVRHSGDDLTGDVDGDDGLDNEVITVDFSKLEPNVEHVAMVLNSYRGQDFGTIPFASIRIYEGTPTNVKEVFAKYDIANDASFSGHVAMVMGVFYKRNGEWKFNAIGDPTADRKLEQTVQTVQMNYL
- a CDS encoding TerD family protein; the protein is MAINLQKGQRENINAPKFTVGLGWDINNTSTGTAFDLDASLFLLGDDKKLVSDNHFIFYNNLESPDKAVVHTGDNLTGEGAGDDEQIKIDLTKIDAAVKEITVVVTIHDADARRQNFGQVRNSFIRIFNTDTNEEILKYELDEDFSIETAVEFGRIYNRNGEWKFEAVGAGQRDGLEKFVSIYQK